A genome region from Triticum aestivum cultivar Chinese Spring chromosome 2B, IWGSC CS RefSeq v2.1, whole genome shotgun sequence includes the following:
- the LOC123042355 gene encoding uncharacterized protein, with product MATAGISEASSGEYSCLREELYEAAIFVLESIRRIHDGENSADHDNLLDLKSDMLQLLQKITRLADSETQKMEGSEAKGIIRPARVGDEGKLVLMKSNIGGGGSFNYGVLAGQFDDMWDDMSKLASTESKFLAICMFSCESFVRYCSTLKFISAVINRLGNWVPELSVAMKSIKEDVPKEAGAVDVDEDGDVDEDGDVDEYEEEKKAEEYYFAAHRRCWERIYSKGRSFEDPTIFSSMHFTHYMPGHSGQTPMGARFLRTMQIYSINVTETKGFALEWPLEVYGVVAARDMVDYRRNLLFLRTRDDCQILTKENPFLQLTGPSRAIMSGDTVTIEADLKLKGTVRSKDRVLISKAFPSHGDNYGDRRDTLLLEGLCTLELQCQHLEQSVQATILSVSVVHGSLPCENGIVCYALLEDKTEVISLLDSQAGKMPIDEEGNLELSRQVVSVKSMGRLTIFIKALSACGEIIGSVAFIPKSSNVSQESCSIGGCEVEITVAWSLLVENQHVIELKGSADPYEHELNPCTPRMKLEEDAF from the exons ATGGCGACCGCAGGGATTTCCGAGGCAAGCAGTGGCGAGTATtcctgcttaagagaggagctctaTGAGGCTGCAATCTTCGTGCTTGAGAGTATACGCCGGATCCATGACGGGGAGAACTCGGCGGATCACGATAATCTGTTGGACTTGAAATCGGATATGCTCCAGTTGTTGCAAAAGATCACCCGTCTTGCCGATTCTGAGACTCAGAAGATGGAAGGGTCTGAAGCAAAGGGCATAATCCGGCCAGCGAGAGTCGGCGACGAGGGCAAATTGGTGCTGATGAAGAGCAATATTGGCGGCGGTGGCAGCTTCAACTATGGTGTACTCGCGGGGCAGTTCGATGACATGTGGGACGACATGAGCAAGCTAGCCTCAACAGAATCGAAATTTCTAGCGATATGCATGTTTTCCTGTGAGTCCTTCGTACGCTACTGCTCCACATTGAAGTTCATCTCTGCAGTTATCAACAGGCTTGGTAATTGGGTGCCAGAATTGTCAGTGGCAATGAAATCTATAAAGGAAGATGTCCCCAAAGAGGCGGGGGCTGTGGATGTGGATGAAGATGGGGATGTGGATGAGGATGGAGATGTGGACGAgtatgaggaggagaagaaggccgaggagtATTATTTCGCTGCCCATCGTAGATGCTGGGAACGTATATACAGCAAGGGTCGCAGCTTTGAAGACCCAA CAATATTCAGCTCCATGCACTTCACCCACTACATGCCAGGCCACTCTGGCCAAACCCCAATGGGTGCTAGATTCTTGAGGACCATGCAGATCTACTCCATCAATGTCACAGAAACCAAAGGCTTCGCCCTCGAGTGGCCTCTGGAGGTATACGGCGTGGTCGCTGCCCGAGACATGGTGGACTACCGTCGCAACCTTCTCTTCCTTCGCACTAGGGATGACTGCCAAATCCTCACGAAAGAG AATCCCTTTTTGCAATTGACTGGCCCGTCTCGTGCAATTATGTCTGGGGACACTGTTACTATTGAAGCTGATCTAAAGCTAAAGGGCACAGTAAGGTCCAAAGATAGAGTACTGATCAGTAAAGCCTTCCCTTCTCATGGTGATAATTATGGTGATCGCCGTGATACACTTCTCCTCGAGGGCCTTTGCACACTAGAGTTACAGTGTCAGCATCTTGAACAATCAGTCCAAGCCACTATCCTCAGTGTCAGCGTAGTACACGGCTCATTGCCTTGTGAAAATGGCATTGTTTGTTATGCACTTCTTGAAGACAAAACTGAAGTCATTTCGCTGCTTGATTCGCAAGCTGGAAAAATGCCCATTGATGAAGAGGGTAATCTAGAGCTGTCAAGGCAAGTTGTTTCTGTAAAATCAATGGGAAGGCTTACCATTTTTATAAAGGCCTTGTCAGCATGTGGAGAAATCATTGGAAGTGTTGCCTTCATACCCAAATCCAGCAACGTGAGTCAAGAAAGCTGTTCCATTGGTGGATGTGAAGTGGAGATAACTGTTGCTTGGTCCCTTCTTGTTGAAAACCAGCATGTTATAGAGCTGAAGGGATCTGCAGACCCTTACGAACATGAATTAAATCCATGTACTCCTCGGATGAAACTCGAGGAAGACGCTTTTTGA